The following are from one region of the Streptomyces decoyicus genome:
- a CDS encoding (5-formylfuran-3-yl)methyl phosphate synthase, translated as MQWKEFTLLLLISPDSVEEALDCAKAAEHLDIVDVKKPDEGSLGANFPWVIRAIRDAVPADKPVSATVGDVPYKPGTVAQAALGAAVSGATYIKVGLYGCTTPDQAVDVMRGVVRAVKDYRPDAFVVASGYADAHRIGCVNPLALPDIARRSGSDAAMLDTAVKDGTRLFNHVPPDVCAEFVRLAHEAGLLAALAGSVKVADLGVLTRIGTDIVGVRGAVCEGGDRNTGRIQPQLVANFRMEMDRHAREYAAVVAAS; from the coding sequence ATGCAGTGGAAGGAATTCACGTTGTTGCTTCTCATCTCCCCGGACAGCGTCGAGGAGGCCCTCGACTGCGCGAAGGCAGCGGAGCACCTCGACATCGTCGATGTCAAAAAGCCCGACGAGGGCTCGCTCGGCGCGAACTTCCCGTGGGTCATCAGAGCGATCCGCGATGCGGTCCCGGCGGACAAGCCGGTGTCCGCCACGGTGGGAGACGTACCGTACAAGCCCGGCACGGTGGCCCAGGCGGCGCTCGGTGCAGCTGTCTCCGGAGCCACCTACATCAAGGTCGGCCTCTACGGATGCACGACGCCCGATCAGGCCGTCGACGTCATGCGAGGGGTCGTCCGGGCAGTGAAGGACTATCGGCCGGACGCGTTCGTCGTCGCCTCGGGTTACGCCGACGCCCACCGGATCGGCTGCGTCAACCCGCTCGCGTTGCCCGACATCGCCCGCCGCTCCGGCTCCGACGCGGCCATGCTCGACACCGCGGTCAAGGACGGGACACGGCTCTTCAACCATGTTCCGCCCGACGTCTGCGCGGAGTTCGTCCGGCTGGCCCACGAGGCTGGTCTGCTCGCCGCCCTCGCGGGCAGCGTCAAGGTGGCAGACCTCGGAGTGCTGACCCGCATCGGCACGGACATCGTGGGGGTGCGCGGGGCGGTCTGCGAGGGGGGCGACCGCAACACCGGAAGGATCCAGCCGCAGCTGGTGGCCAACTTCCGGATGGAGATGGACCGGCATGCCCGGGAATACGCAGCCGTCGTCGCCGCGAGCTGA
- a CDS encoding DinB family protein: MIDEFAKDNLHGRLRRDRKALLWKLDGLSEYDARRPLTATGTNLLGLVKHVATVEARYFGEVFDRPSPEPLPRWQDSNGSDLWATEDETRDQITGFYRRTWEHSDATINELPLDAPGHVPWWPEPYADTNLFAIMVHVLGESIRHAGHADILREGLDGRTGLRAEHEKQIDEEARAAYCAKIEQAARSAAPIKA; encoded by the coding sequence ATGATCGATGAATTCGCGAAAGACAACCTGCACGGGAGACTGCGGCGGGACCGCAAGGCGCTGCTCTGGAAACTCGACGGCTTGTCCGAATACGACGCCCGCCGGCCTTTGACAGCGACCGGGACCAACCTCCTCGGCCTGGTCAAACACGTGGCCACCGTCGAGGCCAGGTACTTCGGCGAGGTCTTCGACCGCCCTTCCCCGGAACCGCTGCCCCGGTGGCAGGACTCCAACGGCAGCGATCTGTGGGCGACCGAGGACGAGACCCGCGATCAGATCACCGGGTTCTACCGGCGCACGTGGGAACACTCGGACGCGACGATCAACGAGCTTCCCCTCGACGCCCCCGGCCACGTGCCGTGGTGGCCGGAGCCTTATGCCGACACGAACCTGTTCGCCATCATGGTCCACGTCCTCGGCGAGTCCATCCGGCATGCCGGGCACGCCGATATCCTGCGCGAGGGCCTCGACGGCCGGACCGGGTTGCGCGCCGAGCACGAGAAGCAGATCGACGAGGAAGCCCGTGCAGCCTACTGCGCGAAGATCGAGCAGGCCGCCAGGTCGGCCGCACCAATCAAGGCTTAG
- a CDS encoding GNAT family N-acetyltransferase, whose protein sequence is MPNFELVTAADVQLMQGLAQRVTATRPDLVNGDATFGELAWNWGKGHAGDGASWPRQLWFSSGNLVAWSWACLPHQVRRSDGSVKDVTGAYLAYQVHPDHAGLVDEVIDWYDGTAADIERTVMPSAADEFALKRWAAHDYVTDPASLGDAGTWTQLNERDLTDVEQPVLPDGFRFRTADEAGPKAAVQAHLDAWAPSTYTAEGYQGVRKTAPYRGDLHILVEAPDGTMASSTIMWLDEANRTAEFEPVGTHPGYRRRGLGRAMLLHGMHLARSAGATHMTVACLGAPGHPQARGLYYSVGFRQFTRDVPLIKTRAAG, encoded by the coding sequence ATGCCGAACTTCGAGCTTGTGACCGCCGCTGATGTGCAGCTCATGCAGGGTCTGGCGCAGCGTGTCACCGCCACCCGCCCGGACCTGGTGAACGGCGACGCGACGTTCGGCGAGCTGGCCTGGAACTGGGGGAAGGGGCACGCCGGCGACGGCGCGAGCTGGCCGCGTCAACTGTGGTTCTCCAGCGGGAACCTGGTGGCGTGGAGCTGGGCCTGTCTTCCGCACCAGGTGAGGCGGAGCGACGGGTCGGTGAAGGACGTCACCGGCGCCTATCTGGCGTATCAGGTCCATCCCGACCACGCCGGACTGGTTGACGAGGTGATCGACTGGTACGACGGCACGGCGGCGGACATCGAGCGTACGGTGATGCCGAGCGCCGCCGATGAGTTCGCCCTGAAGCGGTGGGCGGCGCACGACTACGTGACCGACCCGGCCTCGCTCGGCGACGCCGGGACCTGGACCCAGCTCAACGAGCGGGACCTCACCGACGTGGAACAGCCGGTACTGCCGGACGGATTCCGGTTCCGCACCGCCGATGAGGCCGGGCCGAAGGCCGCGGTCCAGGCCCATCTGGACGCCTGGGCTCCGTCGACGTACACGGCGGAGGGCTACCAGGGCGTCCGGAAGACGGCGCCATATCGCGGCGACCTGCACATCCTGGTGGAGGCGCCGGACGGAACGATGGCGTCCTCAACGATCATGTGGCTCGACGAAGCGAACAGGACTGCTGAGTTCGAGCCGGTAGGGACGCATCCGGGCTACCGGCGTCGGGGGCTGGGAAGGGCGATGCTTCTGCACGGGATGCATCTGGCGCGGTCGGCCGGGGCCACTCATATGACGGTCGCGTGCCTGGGTGCGCCGGGGCATCCCCAGGCGCGCGGGCTGTACTACAGCGTCGGGTTCCGGCAGTTCACGCGGGACGTGCCACTCATCAAAACCAGGGCCGCGGGCTGA
- a CDS encoding MerR family transcriptional regulator yields the protein MSISEFSEMCHLTPQTLRYYHSEGLLVPAHVDEQTGYRSYLLEQVEQAMLITVLRGTGMSVKLVRRALDEPDATPALLQQHSAEVARQRQAQDEAIRDARTFFNSWPEVRRRHAPEMTVVSKPVPGTSAGRDQHEWYEADAAIAATVQDMVKTVESCGAVVSGPAWHTLAGETPEQRRQARTGEGPCWLVKVPITADEEALAALPGDVEVQIFEARDELSIFIPGKTSIAKYCTALSRLAPRPLDGAYVDITRMRHLLHDDGVETTAAICKLDEISTDG from the coding sequence TTGTCGATCAGTGAATTCAGCGAAATGTGCCATCTGACGCCGCAGACGCTGCGGTACTACCACTCCGAGGGTCTGCTCGTCCCGGCCCACGTCGATGAGCAGACCGGCTACCGTTCGTACCTGTTGGAGCAGGTCGAACAGGCCATGCTGATCACCGTCCTGCGGGGGACCGGGATGAGCGTCAAGCTCGTCCGGCGTGCTCTCGACGAGCCGGACGCGACCCCGGCCCTGTTGCAGCAGCACAGCGCAGAGGTAGCGCGCCAGCGGCAGGCTCAGGACGAGGCGATCCGGGACGCGCGCACGTTCTTCAACTCGTGGCCGGAGGTGCGCCGGCGCCACGCACCCGAGATGACTGTGGTGTCGAAGCCGGTGCCCGGCACGTCAGCTGGGCGCGACCAGCACGAGTGGTACGAGGCCGATGCCGCCATCGCCGCCACCGTTCAGGACATGGTCAAGACCGTGGAGTCCTGCGGAGCCGTGGTGTCGGGGCCTGCTTGGCACACCCTGGCCGGCGAGACCCCGGAGCAGAGGAGGCAGGCCCGCACCGGTGAGGGGCCGTGCTGGCTGGTGAAGGTTCCTATCACGGCGGACGAGGAAGCCCTGGCGGCGCTGCCCGGCGACGTCGAGGTGCAGATTTTCGAGGCCCGGGACGAACTGTCGATATTCATCCCGGGCAAAACCTCGATCGCCAAATACTGCACCGCGCTCTCGCGCCTGGCCCCGCGTCCCCTCGACGGCGCTTACGTCGACATCACCCGCATGCGTCACCTGCTGCACGACGACGGTGTCGAAACCACTGCGGCGATCTGCAAGCTCGACGAGATCAGCACGGACGGGTGA